In candidate division WOR-3 bacterium, the following proteins share a genomic window:
- a CDS encoding zinc-dependent metalloprotease: MKHLRVVSVAVLMLIMGSALQALMIEIPPRDLADGSDLIVSGIVTDVTSYWNSDQTAIYSDVTLAINQVEKGADVQQVVVRIPGGEVGDVGMAVEDIPFFEIGDQVRLHLVKTPEPGVYEIFGALQGVSNEMDAPPLKYYSYSGYHRDPATCNYYINSLVPEEWISAIQAGDLAWDEAGSRFRFNYIGTTTRTGPTYDGYNVVFLSNLGGNGVLARNTFWYNRKTKIVYENDIEFNTYYPWSTEGDANSYDVQNIATHELGHCLVLNDLYKDYQSEMTMYGYAAIGETKKRSLEFGDKDGIIYIYKAGFDKEDMPWLSGAAGKGYQMEKGSAGVQVFDITGRTVVSELLSRNGAVQGLSNLQPGVYIMRVKTEAGTINRKVVHCH; the protein is encoded by the coding sequence ATGAAACATCTGAGAGTGGTGTCAGTGGCAGTATTGATGCTAATCATGGGTAGTGCGTTACAGGCGCTGATGATTGAGATTCCGCCAAGAGACCTTGCCGATGGTTCAGACCTTATTGTTTCTGGAATAGTTACAGATGTAACCAGTTACTGGAATTCAGACCAAACCGCAATCTATTCCGATGTTACCCTGGCGATAAATCAAGTTGAGAAGGGTGCGGATGTGCAACAGGTGGTTGTGAGAATTCCTGGGGGCGAGGTTGGCGATGTGGGAATGGCGGTGGAGGACATCCCGTTCTTTGAGATTGGTGACCAGGTGCGACTGCATCTGGTTAAGACCCCTGAGCCGGGAGTGTATGAAATTTTTGGCGCCCTTCAGGGGGTCTCTAATGAAATGGATGCACCACCCCTAAAATACTACTCTTACAGTGGGTATCACCGCGACCCGGCAACCTGCAACTATTATATAAATTCTCTCGTTCCTGAAGAGTGGATATCGGCGATTCAGGCGGGTGATTTGGCCTGGGATGAAGCGGGTTCAAGGTTCAGGTTCAACTACATTGGCACGACAACCAGGACCGGTCCAACCTATGACGGCTATAATGTGGTTTTTCTCTCAAACCTTGGAGGCAACGGTGTGCTTGCGCGCAATACCTTCTGGTATAACCGCAAGACTAAGATTGTCTATGAGAACGACATTGAGTTTAATACCTACTATCCCTGGTCAACCGAAGGCGATGCTAATTCCTACGATGTCCAGAATATCGCCACTCATGAACTCGGACACTGTTTGGTGTTGAATGACCTTTATAAGGACTATCAGAGCGAGATGACGATGTATGGCTACGCCGCTATTGGTGAGACCAAGAAAAGGAGCCTTGAGTTTGGTGATAAGGATGGCATCATTTACATCTATAAAGCGGGTTTTGACAAGGAGGATATGCCTTGGTTGTCTGGTGCGGCAGGAAAGGGTTATCAGATGGAAAAGGGTTCAGCGGGCGTCCAGGTGTTTGATATTACCGGCAGGACAGTTGTAAGTGAATTGCTCAGCAGAAATGGCGCGGTTCAAGGGTTGTCCAATCTCCAGCCCGGTGTCTATATTATGCGGGTAAAGACCGAAGCCGGGACAATAAACCGAAAGGTGGTTCACTGCCATTAG
- a CDS encoding ABC transporter ATP-binding protein — MWFNDFIPPEEETKPQGKAWEYLRRLWPFFSPYLGRIIAAGILVFLFSGLSVLGPVLLKRAIDVNIAQGDMRGLAITSLIYLFVLVGMLFSLYFQMVWLAQVGEKGAADLKEALFEHILRLPMPFFDRHPSGKLISRVESDTEALKMLFTRTAVVLVQSGLMLLGMSVIMVFTSWRLFLLVAVLLPPFVVAFYFFQKKVRPVYLGVRRVVADINNLVVEALKGLPVIQVFCQERTFVKRMDDFNRKKFQGEVRASILWYTVWFLVDFGEVIAIGLILGVGGVWVLKGLLTVGGLVLFISYISQLFSPLRTISDQINVIQRAFASAERTLQILNEQPEPEGKIKGDIALRERIALQGVDFSYDGEELVLKDINLEIKKGEKVALVGETGGGKTSIVSLLLKFYLPQKGKITFDDNELVEIDPKSLRRVIGFVPQEVVVFPGTVLDNLRMFDEKISLGEVSLAARRVRIDEAIRRFEKGYETVVAEGGANFSLGERQLLAFARALVRDPQILILDEATSAVDPQTEGLIQEGLQELLKGRTAIIIAHRLSTVQMADRVVVVHKGRIAEQGSHQELLAKGGIYSRLYRLQFVSEGG; from the coding sequence ATGTGGTTTAATGATTTTATTCCACCGGAAGAGGAGACAAAACCGCAGGGTAAGGCTTGGGAATATCTTCGCCGGCTCTGGCCCTTCTTTTCCCCTTATCTGGGCAGGATAATTGCGGCAGGCATCCTGGTGTTTTTGTTCAGCGGGCTTTCGGTTCTTGGTCCGGTGCTTTTGAAGCGGGCGATTGATGTGAATATTGCCCAGGGTGATATGCGCGGTCTTGCCATCACTTCACTTATCTATCTTTTTGTGCTGGTGGGGATGCTTTTCTCCCTTTATTTCCAGATGGTCTGGCTGGCACAGGTTGGTGAAAAGGGGGCAGCAGACTTAAAAGAGGCGCTTTTTGAGCACATTTTGAGGTTGCCGATGCCATTTTTTGACCGGCATCCAAGCGGGAAGTTGATTTCAAGGGTTGAGAGCGATACCGAGGCTTTGAAGATGCTTTTTACCAGGACAGCGGTGGTTTTGGTGCAGAGCGGGCTGATGCTTTTGGGAATGAGCGTGATAATGGTTTTTACCTCCTGGCGGCTATTTCTTTTAGTGGCGGTTCTTTTGCCGCCATTTGTTGTGGCTTTCTATTTTTTCCAGAAAAAGGTGAGACCGGTTTATCTCGGGGTGAGAAGGGTTGTTGCGGATATCAATAATCTGGTGGTGGAGGCGCTGAAGGGGCTACCGGTGATTCAGGTTTTCTGTCAGGAAAGGACATTTGTCAAAAGGATGGATGATTTCAACCGTAAAAAGTTCCAGGGTGAGGTGAGGGCTTCTATTCTCTGGTATACGGTCTGGTTTCTGGTTGACTTTGGCGAGGTGATTGCGATTGGCTTGATTTTGGGTGTGGGCGGTGTCTGGGTTTTGAAAGGGCTGTTGACGGTTGGCGGACTGGTGCTTTTCATCTCCTATATCAGTCAGCTCTTTTCACCCTTAAGGACAATCTCAGACCAGATTAATGTGATTCAGCGGGCTTTTGCCTCAGCAGAGAGGACATTGCAGATTCTCAATGAGCAGCCTGAGCCGGAAGGGAAAATCAAGGGTGATATTGCCCTGAGGGAAAGGATTGCCCTTCAAGGGGTTGACTTTTCCTATGACGGGGAGGAATTGGTATTAAAGGATATCAATCTGGAGATTAAGAAGGGGGAGAAGGTGGCTTTGGTTGGTGAGACCGGGGGCGGCAAGACATCAATTGTCAGTTTGTTACTTAAGTTTTACCTGCCGCAGAAGGGCAAAATCACATTTGACGATAATGAACTTGTTGAGATTGACCCAAAGAGTTTGAGAAGGGTAATCGGGTTTGTGCCTCAGGAGGTTGTTGTTTTTCCCGGCACGGTTTTGGACAATCTGCGGATGTTTGATGAGAAAATCTCACTTGGAGAGGTGAGTTTAGCGGCAAGGCGGGTGCGGATTGATGAGGCAATAAGGCGCTTTGAAAAGGGTTATGAGACGGTGGTTGCTGAAGGGGGAGCGAACTTTTCTTTGGGTGAGCGCCAGCTTCTGGCATTTGCGCGGGCACTGGTGCGAGACCCGCAGATTTTAATCCTTGATGAGGCGACATCAGCGGTTGACCCGCAAACCGAAGGTTTGATTCAGGAGGGTCTGCAGGAGCTTTTAAAGGGGAGAACCGCAATCATCATTGCCCATCGTTTGTCAACGGTGCAGATGGCAGACCGGGTGGTGGTTGTTCACAAGGGCAGGATTGCCGAACAGGGGAGCCATCAGGAGTTACTGGCAAAGGGTGGAATCTATTCAAGGCTTTACCGGTTGCAGTTTGTGAGCGAGGGAGGGTGA
- a CDS encoding ABC transporter ATP-binding protein: MARAKGKNGLGVVFEFWQRHKLLALGLFFFTALGGAVAVAFPYVLRLIVDGIKAEITQQKLIGYVLLLTGFGVVRALFDVILPFFRGRTNERFQWEVRTDVFEKILGKGYSFLNRFPSGDVMERLDHDLQELSWFACSGVFRFVAAFLLVIFTLIMLLRMNIVLTLVTVLPASLGVFGWMRMGPRIYSWFMKWREKIAEINNQLQTAFAGIRLVKAYVTEDRLAREFRKTLDGRVEVAVQEARQESRIQVFYMAIGQMAMLAVLWVGGIFVIGKSLTLGEFVAFNAYLLMLFPPMFDIGNLFVSGKRATGAGERVLEMLEHRERVVVAPGAKKPEYGELRLERVSCSYNSHPVLKDVTMVFPKGSRVGIAGPVGSGKSTILRLILRLIEPDSGRVVLNRTDIRDFDIGAYRRLFGYAPQEPTLFSDTLKNNILFGREKDEEGLQRAVELAQLKNDVADFAQGFNEMLGERGTGLSGGQKARVALARALLEMPPFILLDDATSGLDADTEQMFFERLFNELQDRTIIIVSHRLKVLSLCDLIYCLDQGEVKEQGTHEGLLEKEGLYFRLYQRQMLKEELQRL; the protein is encoded by the coding sequence ATGGCAAGGGCAAAAGGGAAAAACGGGCTTGGTGTTGTCTTTGAGTTCTGGCAAAGGCATAAACTTCTGGCTTTGGGTCTATTTTTCTTCACCGCTTTAGGTGGTGCGGTAGCGGTTGCCTTTCCCTATGTCCTGCGGCTGATTGTTGATGGCATCAAGGCGGAAATTACCCAGCAAAAACTGATTGGCTATGTTTTGCTCTTGACCGGTTTTGGAGTGGTGCGGGCGCTTTTTGATGTGATTCTGCCGTTCTTCCGTGGCAGGACCAATGAGCGGTTTCAGTGGGAGGTGCGGACAGATGTTTTTGAGAAGATTTTGGGCAAGGGCTACAGTTTTCTCAACAGGTTTCCCAGCGGTGATGTGATGGAGCGGCTTGACCATGACCTGCAGGAACTTTCCTGGTTTGCCTGTTCAGGGGTTTTCCGGTTTGTCGCTGCCTTTCTTCTGGTCATCTTTACATTGATAATGCTTTTGAGGATGAACATCGTGCTGACATTGGTGACGGTTTTGCCGGCGAGTTTGGGTGTTTTTGGCTGGATGAGGATGGGTCCAAGGATATACTCCTGGTTTATGAAATGGCGAGAGAAGATTGCCGAGATAAACAACCAGTTGCAAACGGCATTTGCCGGTATCAGGCTTGTGAAGGCTTATGTTACCGAAGACCGGCTTGCCCGCGAGTTCCGGAAAACATTGGATGGGCGGGTTGAGGTGGCGGTCCAGGAGGCAAGGCAGGAGTCAAGGATTCAGGTCTTTTATATGGCGATTGGTCAGATGGCGATGCTTGCGGTTTTATGGGTGGGTGGAATTTTTGTGATTGGGAAAAGTCTGACCCTTGGTGAGTTTGTGGCCTTTAACGCCTATCTTTTAATGCTTTTCCCGCCGATGTTTGATATTGGCAACCTTTTTGTTTCTGGGAAAAGGGCAACCGGTGCGGGCGAGCGGGTTTTAGAGATGCTCGAGCATCGGGAACGGGTGGTTGTTGCACCTGGGGCAAAAAAGCCGGAATATGGTGAGTTAAGACTTGAGCGGGTGAGTTGCAGTTATAATTCGCACCCGGTTCTGAAGGATGTGACGATGGTATTTCCTAAAGGGAGCCGGGTTGGCATTGCGGGTCCTGTTGGTTCGGGTAAGAGCACAATCCTGCGGCTCATCTTGCGACTGATTGAACCGGATTCAGGGAGGGTGGTTTTGAACCGAACCGACATCAGGGATTTTGACATCGGCGCCTATCGCCGTCTTTTCGGCTATGCGCCGCAGGAGCCAACGCTTTTTTCAGACACATTGAAAAACAATATCCTCTTTGGCAGGGAGAAAGATGAGGAAGGGTTGCAACGGGCTGTGGAGCTGGCACAACTGAAAAATGATGTGGCAGATTTTGCTCAAGGTTTTAATGAGATGCTTGGCGAAAGGGGAACCGGTCTTTCTGGCGGTCAGAAGGCAAGGGTGGCGCTTGCCCGGGCGCTTTTGGAGATGCCGCCATTCATTTTGCTTGATGATGCCACTTCTGGTCTGGATGCGGATACTGAGCAGATGTTCTTTGAGCGGCTATTTAACGAACTTCAAGACAGGACGATTATCATTGTTTCGCACCGGCTCAAGGTGCTTTCACTCTGCGACCTAATCTACTGCCTTGACCAAGGTGAAGTTAAGGAACAGGGAACGCACGAGGGGCTTTTAGAGAAAGAAGGTCTTTATTTCCGGCTTTATCAGCGCCAGATGCTCAAAGAGGAGCTGCAGCGGCTATAA